From Spartinivicinus ruber, the proteins below share one genomic window:
- a CDS encoding putative bifunctional diguanylate cyclase/phosphodiesterase, giving the protein MVRQLRRREVKILLVGEQPDLFRHLVSLLPSWQYNEPRWQWSHCQSVDELSRSIRYFVPDLILTNYDSYEQVVAQLNDSYQSIVLLCEDANCYQLKQNTTIPPVDFIPYSRLDDDEFVRRTLRYNLEQTKTKRDIKGLTCYDRLTGIANRTWFQETLAEELSVLAKGYQLGLMLVDLDGFSKVNQALGHQAGDSLIWQVAERLKQVYRNSSSYIARINGDEFGLIIPDATHQAQLILQAKQTLKALAEPFFVAGHQVLIGCSIGLACCPDAGSSVDEVLSHAHIALSTAKKRLGNHYAVYEPDLKADVHDSLLMEAELRQALRGNQLQLLYQPRVDSQTGRVSSVEGLLRWHHPQRGLLMPADFIPLAERTNLIVPIGYWVIDQACRDIALLEKWGVGDLHVAINLSFHQFKDAKLLATVSHIIKKHQVKPHLLEFELTETAVLQEQAEVAAKMKALQQLGINFALDDFGTGFSSFSHIQGLPVNTIKIDRSFVKNVLINRGDQVIVAAIIELAHNLGLTVVAEGVETCAQSEWLKMAGCDEMQGFLLSQPLSIEDLCQRLVEEQAIRAY; this is encoded by the coding sequence GTGGTCAGGCAGTTAAGAAGACGTGAAGTCAAAATCTTACTTGTAGGTGAACAGCCTGACCTGTTTCGTCATCTGGTCTCACTACTTCCCAGTTGGCAATATAACGAGCCACGCTGGCAGTGGAGTCATTGTCAGTCAGTTGATGAACTTTCACGATCTATTCGTTACTTTGTACCTGATTTAATTCTGACAAATTACGACAGTTATGAACAAGTAGTTGCTCAGTTGAATGACAGCTATCAATCAATTGTCTTATTATGTGAAGATGCTAACTGCTATCAGCTGAAGCAGAACACAACAATACCTCCTGTGGACTTCATTCCTTATTCTCGTCTTGATGACGATGAATTTGTTCGTCGAACCCTACGTTACAACTTAGAGCAAACCAAAACTAAGCGAGATATTAAAGGCCTGACGTGCTATGACCGACTAACGGGTATTGCTAATCGCACCTGGTTTCAAGAAACCTTGGCTGAAGAGTTGTCGGTATTAGCTAAAGGCTACCAGTTAGGGTTGATGTTGGTAGACCTTGATGGCTTTAGCAAAGTTAATCAGGCGCTAGGGCATCAAGCCGGTGATAGCTTAATTTGGCAAGTGGCCGAGCGACTGAAACAAGTTTACAGAAATAGCAGTAGCTATATCGCCCGTATTAATGGTGATGAGTTTGGCTTGATCATTCCAGATGCAACTCACCAAGCTCAGTTGATACTGCAAGCTAAGCAAACGTTGAAAGCACTGGCTGAACCATTTTTTGTTGCTGGCCACCAAGTGTTGATTGGCTGCAGTATTGGTCTAGCCTGTTGTCCTGATGCTGGTAGTTCAGTGGATGAAGTGCTTAGTCATGCACATATTGCTCTTTCTACTGCAAAAAAACGGCTGGGTAACCATTACGCTGTATATGAGCCAGATTTGAAGGCAGATGTTCATGATAGTTTGCTGATGGAAGCAGAGCTACGCCAGGCTTTGCGTGGTAATCAGTTGCAGTTGTTATACCAGCCGCGAGTAGACAGCCAGACAGGTAGAGTTTCATCTGTTGAAGGCTTACTAAGATGGCATCATCCTCAGCGTGGTCTATTGATGCCTGCTGACTTTATTCCCTTGGCTGAGCGCACTAACTTGATTGTGCCAATCGGCTATTGGGTTATTGACCAGGCTTGTCGTGATATTGCTTTGCTGGAAAAGTGGGGGGTGGGTGATCTCCATGTAGCAATTAATTTATCGTTCCATCAGTTTAAAGATGCCAAACTACTGGCTACAGTTTCTCATATTATTAAGAAGCATCAGGTGAAGCCACATTTGCTTGAGTTTGAGCTAACGGAAACGGCTGTCTTACAAGAGCAAGCTGAAGTGGCAGCCAAAATGAAAGCGCTACAGCAGTTGGGGATTAATTTTGCTCTTGATGATTTTGGTACGGGATTTTCTTCATTCAGCCATATTCAAGGCTTGCCTGTCAATACCATAAAAATAGACCGTAGTTTTGTAAAAAATGTGCTCATTAACCGGGGTGATCAAGTTATCGTGGCGGCTATTATTGAGTTAGCCCATAACCTTGGCTTGACAGTTGTTGCCGAAGGTGTAGAAACCTGTGCCCAGTCAGAATGGCTGAAAATGGCTGGTTGCGATGAAATGCAAGGTTTTTTATTAAGCCAGCCTTTAAGCATAGAAGATCTATGCCAACGTCTAGTAGAAGAACAAGCCATTAGAGCTTATTAA